A single window of Archangium gephyra DNA harbors:
- a CDS encoding class I SAM-dependent methyltransferase gives MKRMQLFEFEDFRWFPGGLRECLTLYIAAMHRVLGTERLLAPLLARALEATGADRVVDLCSGGGGPLLQTTERLAADHGLRPSVTLTDLYPNTDAAARINAAGDSAQVRYLPSPVDAGRVPDTLQGVRTMICSFHHMPPPVARRILQDAFEKRQAICVLEMSDNSQPRWLWWTAFPIGILMVLLLTPFIRPLRPRQLLFTYLLPVLPPIIAWDGAVSNARTYTEEDLRELLTGLEAPDYQWDITHPRAPGAPATMLTLVGMPRRTQASLPAPGVQAEG, from the coding sequence ATGAAGCGCATGCAGCTGTTCGAGTTCGAGGACTTCCGCTGGTTCCCCGGCGGCCTGCGGGAGTGCCTGACGCTCTACATCGCCGCGATGCACCGCGTGCTCGGCACCGAGCGGCTCCTGGCGCCCCTGCTCGCGAGGGCCCTGGAGGCAACGGGCGCCGACCGGGTCGTGGATCTCTGCTCGGGAGGCGGCGGGCCCCTGCTGCAAACCACCGAACGGCTCGCCGCCGACCACGGCCTCCGCCCGAGCGTGACCCTCACCGACCTCTACCCGAACACGGACGCCGCCGCGCGCATCAACGCGGCGGGGGACTCGGCACAGGTCCGCTACCTCCCGAGCCCGGTCGACGCGGGCCGCGTCCCCGACACGCTCCAGGGCGTCCGGACCATGATCTGCAGCTTCCACCACATGCCCCCGCCGGTCGCGCGCCGCATCCTCCAGGACGCGTTCGAGAAGCGGCAGGCCATCTGCGTGCTCGAGATGAGCGACAACTCCCAGCCGCGCTGGCTCTGGTGGACGGCCTTCCCCATCGGCATCCTGATGGTGCTGCTGCTGACGCCCTTCATCCGCCCCCTCCGGCCGCGGCAGCTGCTGTTCACCTACCTGCTCCCCGTGCTCCCGCCGATCATCGCCTGGGACGGGGCCGTGTCGAACGCGCGCACGTACACCGAGGAGGACCTGCGGGAGCTCCTGACGGGGCTGGAGGCGCCGGACTACCAGTGGGACATCACCCACCCGCGGGCGCCCGGTGCCCCCGCGACGATGCTCACCCTCGTGGGGATGCCCCGCCGCACGCAGGCGTCCCTTCCCGCGCCCGGCGTCCAGGCGGAGGGGTAG
- a CDS encoding intradiol ring-cleavage dioxygenase has translation MHDDSHEHDKGLEHDLKALARMTERRQLLRWMAGAALLPLVGCGDTGGGSSECATIPEETAGPYPGDGSNGANALVLSGIVRKDIRSSIAGSTGTAEGVPLTVKLTLVNGNDSCSPLAGYALYLWHCDRDGKYSMYNLTSQNYLRGVQETDSEGTVTFTTIFPGCYSGRMPHIHFEVYPSLAKATSSGNKVKTSQLALPVDVCNAAYATTGYSASVTHLSRISFAQDNVFSDGTSLQLASVTGNASEGYVATLTVGITA, from the coding sequence ATGCACGACGACAGCCATGAGCACGACAAGGGCCTCGAACATGACTTGAAGGCCCTCGCGCGGATGACGGAGCGCAGACAACTGCTGCGGTGGATGGCGGGCGCGGCCCTCCTGCCGCTCGTCGGCTGTGGTGACACCGGGGGCGGCTCGTCGGAGTGCGCGACGATTCCCGAGGAGACCGCCGGCCCGTATCCGGGAGATGGCTCCAACGGGGCCAACGCGCTCGTGCTCTCGGGCATCGTGCGCAAGGACATCCGCTCCAGCATCGCCGGCTCCACGGGCACCGCCGAGGGCGTTCCGCTCACCGTCAAGCTGACCCTGGTCAATGGCAACGACAGCTGCAGCCCGCTCGCGGGGTACGCCCTCTACCTGTGGCACTGCGACCGCGACGGCAAGTACTCGATGTACAACCTCACCAGCCAGAACTACCTGCGCGGCGTGCAGGAGACGGACAGCGAGGGCACGGTGACCTTCACCACCATCTTCCCCGGCTGCTACTCCGGGCGCATGCCCCACATCCACTTCGAGGTGTACCCGAGCCTCGCCAAGGCCACCTCCTCCGGCAACAAGGTGAAGACGTCCCAGCTCGCCCTGCCCGTGGACGTCTGCAACGCGGCGTACGCCACCACCGGGTACAGCGCGAGCGTCACCCACCTCTCGCGCATCAGCTTCGCCCAGGACAACGTGTTCAGCGATGGCACGTCGCTCCAGCTGGCGAGCGTCACCGGCAACGCCAGCGAGGGCTATGTCGCCACGCTGACCGTGGGCATCACGGCGTAG
- a CDS encoding alpha/beta fold hydrolase — MNVGVTPPERQTNLRLNDGRSLAWSEWGPANGLPVLFCTGAAMSGSLGFGADALADLGLRLLAIDRPGLGASTPHPEKTFASWVEDVRQLVTALGPRDATAVGFSQGSPFALALAGRGLVKAVALVSGQDDLAWPSLAPRLHPDVAGMVRAARQDPAGFEQSFSRMATWDGLWQLILGMSGERDRALYLSDAFGPAYQRALREGFSQGPQGYARDLVNALGPWLVEPEHITVPVDLWYGGADTSTVHSPDFGATLARRLPHATHFLEPQEGGSILWTRARDILVRLRSRATAPAASPHGS; from the coding sequence ATGAACGTGGGTGTCACGCCTCCCGAAAGACAGACAAACCTGCGGCTGAACGATGGCCGCTCGCTCGCATGGTCCGAGTGGGGACCCGCCAACGGCCTCCCCGTCCTGTTCTGCACCGGCGCCGCCATGAGCGGCTCGCTCGGCTTCGGTGCGGATGCACTCGCGGACCTCGGCCTGCGGCTCCTCGCCATCGACCGGCCCGGCCTCGGCGCGTCCACGCCCCATCCGGAGAAGACCTTCGCCTCCTGGGTGGAGGACGTGCGCCAGCTCGTCACCGCGCTCGGCCCGCGAGACGCCACCGCTGTCGGCTTCTCCCAGGGGTCGCCGTTCGCGCTGGCCCTCGCGGGCAGAGGGCTCGTGAAGGCCGTGGCCCTCGTGTCCGGGCAGGATGACCTCGCCTGGCCCTCCCTCGCGCCGCGCCTGCACCCCGACGTGGCCGGGATGGTCCGCGCCGCCCGGCAGGACCCCGCCGGCTTCGAGCAGTCCTTCTCTCGCATGGCCACGTGGGACGGCCTGTGGCAGCTCATCCTCGGGATGAGTGGCGAGCGCGACCGGGCGCTCTACCTGAGTGACGCCTTTGGCCCGGCGTACCAGCGCGCACTGCGCGAGGGCTTCTCCCAGGGCCCGCAGGGGTATGCGCGGGACCTCGTCAACGCCCTCGGCCCGTGGCTGGTGGAGCCCGAGCACATCACCGTCCCGGTGGACCTCTGGTACGGCGGCGCGGACACCAGCACCGTCCACTCGCCCGACTTCGGCGCCACCCTCGCCAGGCGCCTGCCCCACGCCACCCACTTCCTCGAGCCCCAGGAGGGCGGCTCGATTCTCTGGACGCGCGCCCGGGACATCCTCGTGCGACTCAGGAGCCGAGCCACCGCCCCGGCGGCGTCACCCCACGGCAGCTGA
- a CDS encoding ankyrin repeat domain-containing protein gives MDQSNGVGQTALMFARLFGREQVAERLRQHGASEAKRDARGRTAEDWARTQSAPAPIAAPVSAVGSANTVR, from the coding sequence GTGGACCAGTCCAACGGGGTGGGCCAGACGGCGCTGATGTTCGCCCGGCTCTTCGGCCGCGAGCAGGTGGCTGAGCGGCTGCGTCAGCACGGGGCCTCGGAGGCGAAGCGGGACGCCCGTGGGCGCACCGCCGAGGACTGGGCACGCACGCAGTCCGCCCCAGCGCCCATCGCCGCGCCGGTGTCCGCGGTGGGCTCGGCCAACACGGTCCGGTGA
- a CDS encoding CHAT domain-containing protein — MRDLTRSEMMLVALDLDYQAEMKSTPAGMEAYTLLLDAQQLEGRARFDEALAVRQRAVALFAEEDDGAAASSARHDLAHSLIPNPRHGLLKGQLMRDWQACISSMELFRQALRSPARQRVPMRRAQSENSLAVCLRALANMVEEPKREELLIEVEQLYRSVITLTEKCGGLALRLMAEAHLNFGNLLLEREDAAQALRQYEWAIGAARRAERDGHGSMLHVLARARISAAEILLHRGRRKDLKTAEQYAKEALNEPEPGREDQALLVLSEIELAGDSPERLTRARAYLKQVRPTRLTDDRLRIDFAQLLRRTGSVDDALAVLRHWIDRAIHLRAQTIADFAADTAAMDFQVAASLAARILVEEKADALGAFLQLENTSGMRFAEAFSVFLWSPQEPVTRELQSKLGSHSARASVLDAMVRSMETLAPDHQREHLREILETYRAAPADEDMPDRVFYIEAFQAAVNAPVPLHLLGGYLEQDRMRCLKLMSALRRRDPSYEERSLPLEEDLSREELTALLREHPDQVLVRLSLQKKLLLVATWLEGEQVVARSVSVAVPEGLRALLHEVAQDREGVDYATLSQLLASMDMSAALPTQRYARAVLLPSHGAAALPLAALGPVGNRLMDRFESLIWLPSLLPLRTWPAARKPRAGHLVVNPRNTVFHSIALPLRRDGELRLEGSAATPEALMHAAAEVETVCIYTHGLHEPGDEPVLELHGQQQLSASELMGKLVGLERMEIWACQTGTNRATDPFTPPADEGFGLDFLLLSHGVRTVIGTLWSVPDLVTASIVKRYRQRLSEGVNPAVALLEAQRWWQAEGLDMLLGYLRRAPARQAVVEFAAKLGVELAPASLESAAAMLGPGSREKDVEKVRAAFSCPVSWAALRFVGVPERGPRQPWAEVPERPLSEEEQQEIARCLAVESSAAEPEDFREMQEGWLTESTALRLGETPSVEQALQVARLLRDLLVGSHRDNLLTALAWLHEVLAEPELAEADRVRLSVEAAHLWLEVALVEQWPPRIPQRTAVARAERLLEGLPQTRVRASADVLAARARLHVLLHAHGSDDPLQCIQDAWELLSPALDQLQEESYASLRVATIAVELLPRAEVGMAPQRERTLQCVRALAERTLHSTWLLPAWQRLWGALDRFEPDARNAQRAEQLSTPRELSESTFHAVGREAEGPAPSSVTTLKLISEALGKMESGLWGYPSDDRWMLVRTTGTPGAAYRDLMKAYLSNHIRNEPGGARISSPASSMPATSAWPSWGAWPGRPRGCRDRLVHAFEGSMTSSAGGSR, encoded by the coding sequence ATGCGAGACCTGACGCGCTCGGAGATGATGCTTGTTGCTCTGGACCTGGACTATCAGGCGGAGATGAAGTCCACGCCCGCTGGTATGGAGGCGTACACGTTGCTGCTCGATGCGCAGCAATTAGAGGGGCGCGCCCGGTTCGATGAGGCGCTTGCCGTGCGCCAGCGGGCCGTTGCGCTCTTCGCGGAGGAGGATGATGGCGCCGCTGCCTCCTCGGCCCGGCACGATCTGGCCCACTCCCTCATTCCGAATCCGAGGCACGGGCTGCTCAAGGGACAGTTGATGAGGGATTGGCAGGCCTGCATCTCGTCCATGGAGCTCTTCCGCCAAGCGCTGCGCTCCCCTGCTCGCCAGCGGGTTCCCATGCGCCGTGCCCAGAGCGAGAACTCCCTGGCCGTGTGCCTGCGCGCGCTCGCCAATATGGTGGAGGAGCCGAAGAGAGAGGAGCTCCTTATCGAGGTGGAGCAGCTCTACCGCAGTGTCATCACCCTTACCGAGAAGTGCGGAGGGCTGGCCTTGCGGCTGATGGCGGAGGCCCATCTCAACTTCGGAAACCTCCTGTTGGAGCGGGAGGATGCGGCACAGGCGCTCCGGCAGTATGAGTGGGCCATCGGCGCGGCTCGCCGTGCGGAGCGGGATGGGCACGGCTCCATGTTGCATGTCCTGGCTCGCGCGCGCATCTCCGCCGCCGAAATCCTCCTGCACCGGGGCCGTCGCAAGGACCTGAAGACGGCCGAGCAATACGCGAAAGAAGCCCTGAACGAGCCCGAGCCGGGCCGTGAGGACCAGGCCCTGCTGGTGCTGTCCGAGATCGAACTGGCGGGGGACTCTCCGGAGCGGCTCACGCGCGCGCGGGCCTACCTCAAGCAGGTGCGCCCGACACGTCTGACGGATGACCGGCTGCGAATCGATTTCGCCCAGCTCTTGCGGCGCACGGGCTCCGTGGATGATGCGCTGGCCGTCCTGAGGCATTGGATCGACAGGGCCATCCACCTGCGCGCACAGACCATCGCGGACTTCGCGGCGGACACGGCCGCCATGGACTTCCAGGTGGCGGCGTCCCTTGCTGCTCGCATCCTGGTGGAGGAGAAAGCGGACGCCCTGGGGGCATTCCTGCAACTGGAGAACACCAGTGGCATGCGCTTCGCTGAAGCCTTCAGCGTCTTCTTGTGGAGTCCCCAGGAGCCGGTAACGAGAGAGCTGCAATCGAAGCTGGGGAGTCATAGCGCTCGGGCCTCGGTGCTGGATGCCATGGTCCGCTCGATGGAGACGTTGGCGCCTGACCATCAGCGCGAGCACCTGCGGGAGATATTGGAGACCTACCGGGCCGCACCGGCCGACGAGGACATGCCGGACAGGGTGTTCTATATCGAGGCATTCCAGGCCGCCGTGAATGCACCGGTGCCCCTCCACCTGCTCGGCGGGTACCTCGAGCAGGACAGGATGCGGTGCCTCAAGCTGATGTCCGCGCTCCGCCGCCGTGATCCGTCCTATGAAGAGCGCTCCCTCCCGTTGGAGGAAGACCTGTCGCGGGAGGAACTGACGGCGTTGCTCCGGGAGCACCCGGACCAGGTCCTGGTGCGCCTGAGCCTCCAGAAGAAGTTGCTCCTGGTGGCGACCTGGCTCGAGGGGGAACAGGTGGTGGCGCGCAGTGTCAGTGTCGCCGTTCCCGAGGGACTGCGTGCCCTCCTCCATGAGGTCGCCCAGGACAGGGAGGGGGTGGATTACGCCACGCTGAGCCAGTTGTTGGCTTCCATGGACATGTCGGCCGCGCTGCCCACGCAGCGGTATGCGCGTGCGGTCCTGTTGCCTTCCCATGGTGCCGCGGCCCTGCCACTCGCGGCCCTGGGGCCCGTGGGCAACCGGTTGATGGATCGTTTCGAGTCCCTCATCTGGTTGCCCAGCCTCCTGCCCTTGAGGACCTGGCCGGCCGCGAGGAAGCCGCGCGCTGGTCATCTGGTCGTCAATCCCCGGAACACGGTCTTCCACTCCATTGCCCTGCCGTTGCGCCGGGACGGCGAGCTGCGGCTGGAGGGGAGTGCGGCAACGCCCGAGGCGCTGATGCACGCGGCCGCCGAGGTGGAGACCGTCTGCATCTACACGCACGGACTGCACGAGCCAGGGGACGAGCCCGTGCTGGAGCTTCACGGCCAGCAGCAGCTGTCGGCCTCTGAGCTGATGGGGAAGCTCGTGGGTCTGGAGCGGATGGAGATCTGGGCTTGCCAGACGGGAACCAACCGGGCGACGGACCCCTTCACGCCCCCGGCGGACGAGGGGTTCGGTCTGGACTTCCTGCTGCTGAGCCACGGGGTACGGACCGTCATCGGGACGCTGTGGTCGGTCCCGGACCTGGTGACGGCCTCCATCGTCAAGCGGTACCGGCAGCGGCTCTCCGAGGGAGTCAACCCTGCGGTCGCGCTGCTGGAGGCGCAGCGCTGGTGGCAGGCGGAAGGGTTGGACATGCTGCTCGGATACCTGCGGCGCGCTCCTGCGAGGCAGGCGGTGGTGGAGTTCGCCGCGAAGCTGGGAGTCGAACTGGCGCCGGCCAGCCTGGAATCGGCTGCTGCGATGCTGGGGCCGGGGTCTCGTGAGAAGGACGTGGAGAAGGTGCGCGCCGCCTTCTCCTGCCCGGTCTCCTGGGCGGCGCTCCGTTTCGTCGGGGTGCCGGAGCGGGGGCCGCGGCAGCCGTGGGCCGAGGTGCCCGAGAGGCCCCTGTCCGAAGAGGAGCAACAGGAGATCGCGCGATGCCTGGCCGTGGAGTCCTCGGCCGCCGAGCCGGAGGACTTCCGCGAGATGCAGGAGGGCTGGCTGACGGAGAGCACCGCGCTCCGGCTGGGAGAGACTCCGTCCGTCGAGCAGGCGCTCCAGGTGGCCCGGCTGCTGCGGGATCTCCTCGTGGGCTCGCATCGGGACAACCTGCTGACCGCCCTGGCGTGGCTCCACGAAGTGCTTGCCGAGCCGGAACTGGCCGAGGCGGACCGGGTCCGGTTGTCGGTGGAGGCCGCGCACCTGTGGCTCGAGGTGGCGCTTGTCGAGCAGTGGCCCCCCCGCATTCCCCAACGGACGGCGGTGGCCCGGGCCGAGCGATTGCTGGAGGGCCTTCCCCAGACGAGAGTGAGGGCCTCCGCGGATGTCCTGGCCGCACGCGCCCGGCTGCATGTCCTTCTGCATGCCCATGGCTCCGATGACCCGCTGCAGTGCATCCAGGACGCCTGGGAGCTCCTCTCCCCAGCGCTCGACCAGCTCCAGGAGGAGTCCTATGCGTCACTGCGTGTGGCGACGATCGCCGTAGAACTGCTGCCTCGGGCCGAGGTGGGAATGGCGCCACAGCGTGAGCGGACGCTCCAGTGCGTGCGGGCACTGGCGGAGCGGACGCTGCACTCTACGTGGCTGCTGCCCGCGTGGCAGCGGTTGTGGGGCGCTCTCGATCGCTTCGAGCCCGATGCGAGGAACGCTCAGCGCGCGGAGCAGCTCTCCACCCCCAGGGAGCTGAGCGAATCGACCTTCCATGCCGTCGGACGCGAAGCCGAGGGGCCGGCGCCGAGCTCGGTCACCACCCTCAAGCTCATCAGTGAAGCCCTGGGGAAGATGGAGTCGGGCCTCTGGGGCTACCCCAGTGATGACCGGTGGATGCTCGTGCGTACCACGGGGACGCCGGGGGCCGCCTATCGGGACTTGATGAAGGCCTACCTCTCCAACCACATCCGCAACGAGCCGGGGGGGGCGCGCATCAGCTCGCCTGCCTCCAGTATGCCTGCGACCTCCGCCTGGCCTTCCTGGGGCGCCTGGCCTGGGCGTCCGCGTGGCTGCCGGGACCGTTTGGTGCACGCATTCGAGGGCTCCATGACTTCATCCGCCGGCGGCAGTCGCTGA
- a CDS encoding saccharopine dehydrogenase family protein produces MTDREQRRTRAREFDLVLFGATGFTGRLVAEYLVKKRPSLRWALAGRSLDKLERVRNELAALEPSAKELPLVAGDSLDKKAMDGLASRTRVVCTTAGPYARYGSVLLGACAEQGTDYCDLTGETHWVREMIDAHHARAVETGARIVPSCGFDSIPSDLGVLLLHEQLAAKGGRLAEAHYRVRRMKGGASGGTIASGLYAAERMKDPAVRRVMADPFSLSPEGAPERKGHGDWLRPRKDPDTGRWLAPFFMAPVNTRVVRRSNALLGYAYGREFRYDESIDVGRGVAGMARAAATSAGMALSGAVVFGPVRKLAERFLPAPGEGPSREERESGSFEIELLGVGTAGERVRARVGATQDPGYGATSWMLGESALCLAEDALPERGGLLTPASCMGMKLVERLRAAGMTFQAG; encoded by the coding sequence ATGACAGACCGTGAGCAGCGCCGCACCCGGGCCCGGGAGTTCGACCTCGTCCTCTTCGGAGCCACGGGGTTCACCGGCCGCCTCGTCGCCGAGTACCTCGTGAAGAAGCGCCCCTCGCTCCGCTGGGCCCTGGCGGGCCGGAGCCTCGACAAGCTCGAGCGGGTACGAAACGAGCTCGCCGCGCTGGAGCCCTCCGCGAAGGAGCTCCCCCTGGTGGCGGGCGACAGCCTGGACAAGAAGGCCATGGACGGGCTCGCGAGCCGCACGCGCGTGGTGTGCACCACGGCGGGCCCCTACGCCCGGTATGGAAGCGTGTTGCTGGGCGCGTGCGCGGAGCAGGGCACCGACTACTGCGACCTGACGGGCGAGACGCACTGGGTCCGGGAGATGATCGACGCGCACCATGCCCGCGCGGTGGAGACGGGGGCGCGCATCGTCCCCTCGTGCGGCTTCGACTCCATCCCGTCGGACCTCGGGGTGCTGCTGCTCCACGAGCAGCTCGCCGCGAAGGGGGGGCGGCTGGCCGAGGCCCATTACCGGGTGCGGCGGATGAAGGGCGGCGCGAGCGGTGGAACGATCGCCAGCGGGCTCTACGCGGCGGAGCGGATGAAGGACCCCGCGGTGCGCCGGGTGATGGCGGATCCGTTCTCGCTGAGCCCGGAGGGAGCGCCGGAGCGGAAGGGGCACGGGGATTGGCTCCGCCCCCGGAAGGATCCGGACACGGGGCGCTGGCTGGCGCCGTTCTTCATGGCACCGGTGAACACGCGGGTGGTGCGGCGGAGCAACGCGCTGCTCGGCTACGCCTACGGGCGCGAGTTCCGTTACGACGAGTCCATCGACGTGGGACGGGGCGTGGCGGGAATGGCGCGGGCGGCGGCGACGAGCGCGGGCATGGCGCTGTCGGGGGCGGTGGTGTTCGGGCCGGTGCGCAAGCTGGCCGAGCGCTTCCTGCCGGCACCGGGCGAGGGGCCGAGCCGCGAGGAGCGGGAGAGTGGCTCCTTCGAGATCGAACTGCTCGGGGTGGGCACGGCGGGCGAGCGGGTGCGAGCGCGTGTCGGGGCGACGCAGGATCCGGGGTACGGCGCGACGTCGTGGATGCTGGGCGAGTCCGCGCTGTGCCTCGCGGAGGACGCGCTGCCGGAGCGCGGAGGGCTGCTCACCCCGGCCTCGTGCATGGGGATGAAGCTCGTGGAGCGGCTGCGCGCGGCCGGCATGACGTTCCAGGCGGGTTGA